Genomic segment of Thermodesulfobacteriota bacterium:
TTGTTTGGAATTTGATGCTTGAAACTTGGAATTTAGCGGGGGGAGGGTGGTTAGCCCGGTTTTCCGAAGTTGACTATCCTTGCGAAATCCTCCGCCTTGAGGCTGGCCCCCCCGACGAGCGCCCCGTCTATGTCGGGCTGGGCCATGAGCTCGTCGATATTGCCGGGCTTGACACTCCCGCCGTATATGACGCGTACCCCTATTACGGAGTTAGCGTCGTAGATTTCGAAGAGCAGTTCCCTTAGGGCGGCGTGGACCTCCTCGGCCTCCTCGGCCGTGGCAGTGCGGCCCGTGCCGATGGCCCATACGGGTTCGTAGGCTATGACCACCTTCTTCATAAGCCCCGGGCTCACGCCTTCGAGCGCCCTGGAGACCTGCGAGGTGACCACCTCGAGTGTCTTCCCCGCTTCCCTCTCTTCGAGGGTTTCACCCACGCACACGATGGGCTTGAGCCCGCCCTTAAGCGCGGCCATGGTCTTTTTGTTCACCCTCTCGTCGGTATCGCCGAAGAGCTGCCTCCTCTCGGAGTGGCCCACTATGACGTAGGTGCAGCCGACGTCCGTGAGCATCCCGGCCGATATCTCTCCGGTGTAGGCCCCGCTCTCTTCCCAGAAGAGGTCCTGGGCGGCGAGAGTTATGGGGCTGTCCGCGGCGATGAACTTTATGTGGTGGAGGGAGGTGAAGGGGGGGGCCACGACCACCTCCACATGCCCCCCCCCTCCTGCGGCCCCTTTTATGAGATCCCTGAGCCCCATTACGAGCTCCACCCCCTCGCCGGTGGTGGTGTTCATCTTCCAGTTGCCTGCCATTAGCGGTGTGCGCATGGTCTAATGGGTTTTCCGCCTCAGGGCCGCTATGCCCGGGAGGTCCTTGCCCTGGAGTATTTCGAGGAAGGCGCCGCCGCCCGTCGATATGTAGCTCATCTTGGCGTACTCCCCGGCGCGGTGGATGGCCACGTCCGTATCTCCCCCGCCGACGATGGTAAGGGCGTAGGTGTTGGCGACGTTGCTGACCATGGCGAAGGTCCCCCGGCTGAAGGCGTCCATCTCGAAGACCCCCATCGGGCCGTTCCAGATAATGGTCTTCGCGTTCTGTATGGCCTCGGAGAAGAGCGTGACCGTGGCGGGCCCTATGTCGAGCGCCATCCACCTCTTCGGTACCTCCTGGTATGTGACGACCTTTGTCTCGGCCGAGGGGGAGAACCTGTCGGCCACGACGAAGTCCACGGGGAGGTAGAGGTTTATC
This window contains:
- the tpiA gene encoding triose-phosphate isomerase, encoding MRTPLMAGNWKMNTTTGEGVELVMGLRDLIKGAAGGGGHVEVVVAPPFTSLHHIKFIAADSPITLAAQDLFWEESGAYTGEISAGMLTDVGCTYVIVGHSERRQLFGDTDERVNKKTMAALKGGLKPIVCVGETLEEREAGKTLEVVTSQVSRALEGVSPGLMKKVVIAYEPVWAIGTGRTATAEEAEEVHAALRELLFEIYDANSVIGVRVIYGGSVKPGNIDELMAQPDIDGALVGGASLKAEDFARIVNFGKPG